The Methanococcus maripaludis genome has a window encoding:
- a CDS encoding UPF0254 family protein: MISVATAECFTHGKIGVKIHKMACGYKEVEKDPNYSIINGNVFVMASMFLPSKKGIESLLDVKLPEPDYVFKYSKAYTQENDILVAKIVANALKNKLNCDIAISSTAGIGNGAICILTDKKEYNFTSEVYGDLIKGENILKRQENGINKAFDTVIEILKKEYGLK, encoded by the coding sequence ATGATTTCAGTTGCTACTGCAGAATGTTTCACACATGGAAAAATCGGAGTTAAAATTCATAAAATGGCCTGCGGATACAAAGAAGTTGAAAAAGATCCGAATTACAGCATAATAAATGGAAATGTTTTTGTAATGGCCTCAATGTTCTTACCTTCAAAAAAAGGAATTGAATCACTTCTAGATGTTAAACTTCCAGAACCTGACTACGTTTTTAAATACTCAAAAGCATACACTCAAGAAAACGATATTTTGGTAGCCAAAATAGTTGCAAATGCACTTAAAAATAAATTAAATTGCGATATTGCAATTTCGAGTACTGCAGGAATTGGAAACGGTGCCATATGTATTTTAACGGATAAAAAAGAATACAATTTTACATCCGAAGTTTACGGGGATTTAATAAAAGGGGAAAATATATTAAAAAGACAGGAAAATGGAATAAATAAAGCATTTGATACGGTTATTGAAATTTTGAAAAAAGAATATGGTTTAAAGTGA
- a CDS encoding coenzyme F420-0:L-glutamate ligase, producing the protein MITERVKMEVIGLEIPLISGNEDYTLAELISKYPLKDKDIIVIAETVVSKSEKNVILKDTIKPSNEAIELSKKLGKEPEVVQVILDESNETVRLGPNFIVTETKHGFVCANSGVDESNTSKGIKPLPKNPDKSANEIRKGIEEITGKNVGVIINDSMGRPFRKGSCGVAIGVSGVCGLWDRKGEKDLFGRELKTTEVGIADELAATASVVMGQSNEGIPLVIIRNAPVPFNDGTGKELIRKKEEDVFR; encoded by the coding sequence ATGATAACAGAAAGAGTAAAAATGGAAGTAATCGGCCTTGAAATTCCATTAATAAGTGGAAATGAAGATTATACTTTAGCAGAACTCATTTCAAAATACCCTCTAAAAGATAAAGATATAATCGTTATTGCAGAAACTGTCGTTTCTAAAAGTGAGAAGAATGTTATCTTAAAAGATACAATAAAACCTTCAAACGAAGCTATTGAACTTTCTAAAAAACTTGGAAAAGAACCCGAAGTCGTTCAGGTAATTTTAGATGAATCAAATGAAACCGTTAGACTTGGGCCTAATTTTATAGTAACAGAAACTAAACACGGATTTGTCTGTGCAAACAGTGGTGTTGATGAAAGTAACACTTCGAAAGGAATAAAACCACTTCCAAAAAATCCGGACAAAAGTGCAAACGAAATAAGAAAGGGAATTGAAGAAATTACTGGAAAAAATGTTGGTGTAATTATCAACGATAGTATGGGTAGACCATTTAGAAAGGGTTCGTGTGGTGTTGCAATTGGAGTTAGCGGAGTTTGTGGACTTTGGGATAGAAAAGGAGAAAAAGACCTTTTTGGAAGAGAATTAAAAACTACTGAAGTTGGAATTGCAGATGAACTTGCAGCAACTGCATCAGTTGTCATGGGCCAATCCAATGAAGGAATTCCATTAGTAATTATTAGAAATGCGCCAGTACCATTTAATGATGGAACTGGAAAAGAATTAATTAGAAAAAAAGAAGAAGATGTATTTAGATAG
- the cobS gene encoding adenosylcobinamide-GDP ribazoletransferase, which translates to MIDELKGLILFMTRIPIGRSKSDFEGIAKYFMFMPLVGTLISLFGVVTAYLLNYLGFTSGNIIGAAVLFTLLYVQGFHHLDGLADYGDAWMVTGNARKKLEVMKDVYMGIGGFVFVFFVELLSIFSFAYLFETNEFTLFLKYVIIIETCSRLGLLSCACCGIPANEGTGRYFAKRSNESHLLAGLIFSLGVSMLLQIPKIGVLCSILAVFLGMFIAWKSNNKLGCVTGDIFGATAEISRMVFLIVIIAFTPYFALVG; encoded by the coding sequence ATGATCGATGAATTAAAAGGATTAATACTGTTTATGACTAGAATTCCAATTGGGCGGTCAAAAAGTGATTTTGAAGGTATTGCAAAATATTTCATGTTCATGCCACTTGTTGGAACGTTAATTTCACTTTTTGGAGTAGTTACTGCATATTTGTTAAACTATTTGGGATTTACTTCTGGAAATATAATTGGAGCAGCGGTTTTATTTACTCTTTTATATGTTCAGGGATTTCACCACCTTGATGGCCTTGCAGACTATGGCGATGCGTGGATGGTAACTGGAAATGCGAGAAAAAAATTAGAAGTCATGAAAGACGTTTACATGGGAATAGGTGGTTTTGTTTTTGTATTTTTTGTTGAACTGCTTTCAATATTTTCATTTGCTTATCTTTTTGAAACTAACGAATTTACATTATTCTTAAAGTATGTTATAATAATTGAAACCTGTTCAAGACTAGGTCTTCTTTCATGCGCTTGCTGTGGAATTCCTGCAAATGAAGGTACTGGAAGATATTTTGCGAAAAGATCAAACGAATCTCATCTTTTAGCAGGGCTAATATTTTCACTTGGAGTTTCAATGTTACTCCAAATTCCAAAAATAGGGGTTTTATGCTCAATTTTAGCAGTGTTTTTGGGAATGTTCATTGCTTGGAAATCCAATAATAAATTAGGCTGTGTAACAGGAGACATTTTTGGAGCAACTGCAGAAATATCAAGAATGGTATTTTTAATCGTAATTATTGCATTTACTCCGTATTTTGCACTAGTTGGATAA
- the aroE gene encoding shikimate dehydrogenase: MMDTKTKLLGLIGHPVDHSFSPIMHNTAIEDLGINYVYLAFDVSEENLKNVVSGAKALQITGFNVTIPHKINIMKYLDEIDEDAKAIGAVNTVKIENGKAIGYNTDGIGAKRTLEEKAGILIDKNILIIGSGGASRAVCFELAKDNNLTIINRNIEKAKILSEEFSKKLKKQKPINYGDLDLDIKNFDIILNTTPVGMHPNTNVDPVIPLKNIKKDAVVMDLIYNPIEPVFLKEAIKYGAKTINGLGMLVYQGAVSFEIWTGMKPDIYVMKKAINSKIRL, encoded by the coding sequence ATGATGGACACGAAAACAAAATTACTCGGGCTTATCGGGCATCCAGTAGATCATTCATTTTCACCGATAATGCACAATACTGCAATTGAAGACCTTGGTATTAATTACGTGTACCTTGCATTTGATGTTTCAGAAGAAAATCTAAAAAATGTAGTATCTGGTGCAAAAGCACTTCAAATTACTGGTTTTAACGTTACAATCCCGCATAAAATAAATATTATGAAGTATTTAGACGAAATTGATGAAGATGCAAAAGCAATTGGTGCAGTGAATACCGTAAAAATTGAAAACGGGAAAGCTATTGGATATAACACTGACGGAATTGGTGCAAAGAGGACACTTGAAGAAAAAGCTGGAATTTTGATTGATAAAAACATTTTAATTATAGGTTCAGGAGGTGCCTCAAGGGCCGTTTGTTTCGAACTTGCAAAGGATAATAATTTGACAATCATAAACAGAAATATTGAAAAAGCAAAAATTCTTTCAGAAGAATTTTCCAAAAAACTAAAAAAACAAAAGCCAATAAATTACGGGGATTTAGATCTCGATATAAAAAATTTTGACATAATTCTAAACACAACCCCTGTTGGAATGCATCCAAACACGAATGTAGATCCAGTAATTCCTTTGAAAAATATCAAAAAAGATGCTGTTGTAATGGATTTGATATACAATCCCATTGAACCAGTATTTTTAAAAGAAGCTATAAAATATGGTGCTAAAACAATAAACGGTCTTGGAATGCTTGTTTACCAAGGAGCAGTTTCATTTGAAATATGGACTGGGATGAAACCCGATATATATGTTATGAAAAAAGCTATTAACTCAAAAATTAGACTGTGA